In Brettanomyces bruxellensis chromosome 8, complete sequence, a genomic segment contains:
- a CDS encoding uncharacterized protein (SECRETED:SignalP(1-20)), with protein sequence MKMRNLIYIWLFVLSAACFASQFSPEDEEIFAVQSKLVEESGKKDYNFYKFLRLPKGPKSGSAEIEKHYKQLARKWHPDKFRDAMKKKRAEMRFQKLSLVIGILRNHEKKQRYDYYLNREFPRYNEKTGEYTFGHRIKPTLVAAVCIVMFLVSVFQYIILSVNRRQSQKRMGQLVNNVRMEAAEYQQGDSAAAGGSIPSFKTEIVHYNNKLFVVKPDTSVWYYNKPLPTPEDVKSSYQELSEAFEMKKEEKVQGNRRSRRAALKKRKKDEESEENEQQRKQEELPLVKVEVDDVEPVKLTQLVLVKLLILPFKVVGSIFKSGEKTREDKKESPKPNRQGNLDEVKNGKVKLDSGIVIGGRKGRKGRR encoded by the coding sequence atgaagatgcGGAACCTGATTTACATCTGGCTTTTCGTTTTGTCGGCGGCATGTTTTGCGTCGCAATTCAGccctgaagatgaggagATCTTTGCAGTTCAATCGAAGCTAGTAGAAGAATCAGGCAAAAAAGACTACAATTTCTACAAATTCCTTCGATTGCCAAAAGGCCCAAAATCAGGAAGTGCAGAGATCGAGAAGCATTACAAGCAGTTGGCCAGAAAATGGCACCCGGACAAGTTTAGGGAtgcaatgaagaaaaaaagagcagagATGCGTTTTCAGAAACTATCATTGGTGATTGGAATTCTAAGAAACCACgagaagaagcagagaTATGACTATTATCTTAATCGGGAATTCCCTCGGTACAACGAGAAAACCGGTGAATATACTTTTGGCCACCGCATTAAACCAACTTTGGTGGCAGCAGTGTGTATTGTGATGTTTTTGGTTTCTGTGTTTCAATACATTATTCTAAGTGTCAATCGCAGACAGTCACAGAAAAGGATGGGACAATTAGTGAATAACGTGCGTATGGAAGCGGCTGAATACCAACAGGGAGATTCTGCGGCGGCAGGAGGATCAATTCCTTCATTTAAGACGGAAATCGTTCATTATAACAAcaagctttttgttgtgAAGCCAGACACAAGTGTTTGGTACTACAACAAGCCACTTCCGACACCGGAGGATGTGAAAAGCAGCTACCAGGAGCTTTCGGAGGCTtttgaaatgaagaaagaggagaaagTTCAGGGAAATAGACGTTCCAGAAGAGCTgcattaaagaaaagaaagaaagatgaggaaTCTGAGGAAAATGAGCAACAGAGAAAGCAGGAGGAGTTGCCATTAGTTAAGGTGGAGGTGGATGATGTGGAGCCTGTGAAGCTTACACAGTTGGTTTTGGTGAAGTTGCTTATTCTGCCATTTAAAGTAGTCGGAAGCATATTTAAGAGTGGGGAAAAGACACgtgaagataaaaaggagTCTCCTAAGCCTAATAGACAGGGAAATTTGGATGAGGTAAAAAACGGCAAGGTTAAGTTGGATAGTGGAATTGTGATAGGAGGCCGGAAAGGGCGGAAAGGCCGGAGATAG
- a CDS encoding uncharacterized protein (BUSCO:EOG09264THP) → MICDLNVVYPQDDFDVFPGARELNKLKGCLAVLEQLGYTHIALNFEPKWTSGTINKHMPGDIQKVNPINVDKDFPEFKGRLKIYSRITLKIDDPSQCQNITKFQQVFDIVAVEPQTERALQLAITNLEVDIITFNYRERLPCYLKHKTIGAATEKGIHFEIKYSDILESGTHARAQAISNIKQLIRASRSRGLLCTSGITFEERSRARAYCDVSVLLEFMGLDRNRASQAFKDWSLDVLLSGRLRIKSYKQVIAVSGDGGLIDNSLEQNDWSLKRKDAPTNIKIDARGYKKRRLVEKD, encoded by the coding sequence ATGATCTGCGATTTGAACGTGGTTTACCCACAGGATGACTTTGACGTGTTTCCAGGGGCAAGGGAACTCAACAAACTTAAAGGTTGCCTGGCAGTGCTAGAACAGCTTGGATATACACATATTGCATTGAACTTCGAACCCAAGTGGACTTCCGGCACGATTAACAAACATATGCCCGGAGATATACAAAAGGTGAATCCTATTAACGTTGATAAGGATTTCCCGGAGTTTAAAGGAAGGCTGAAGATATATAGTCGGATAACATTGAAGATTGACGATCCATCACAATGTCAAAACATCACAAAGTTTCAGCAGGTTTTCGATATTGTGGCTGTGGAACCACAGACAGAGCGTGCATTGCAGTTGGCAATCACGAATTTGGAGGTGGATATAATCACGTTCAACTACCGGGAAAGACTACCGTGCTATTTGAAGCATAAAACAATTGGTGCTGCGACCGAGAAAGGTATACACTTTGAGATTAAATACTCTGACATTTTAGAAAGTGGCACACATGCCAGAGCACAGGCTATATCGAATATCAAGCAGCTTATAAGAGCATCGCGATCACGTGGCTTATTGTGCACCAGTGGGATAACGTTTGAGGAAAGATCACGTGCAAGAGCTTACTGTGATGTTTCTGTTTTGCTTGAATTTATGGGATTGGACCGCAATCGGGCTAGTCAGGCGTTTAAGGACTGGAGTTTGGATGTGCTTTTATCCGGAAGACTTCGGATTAAGTCGTATAAGCAAGTGATTGCGGTAAGTGGAGATGGGGGACTCATTGATAACAGTTTAGAGCAGAATGATTGGTcgttgaagaggaaagatGCTCCTacaaatatcaaaatcGACGCCCGCGGATACAAGAAAAGGAGGTTAGTGGAGAAAGATTGA
- the PRE10 gene encoding Putative proteasome subunit alpha type-7 (MEROPS:MER0004996~BUSCO:EOG092644WX), which yields MTSIGTGYDLANSIFSPDGRNFQVEYASKAVENAGTSIGLCCTDGVVLATEKLKNSKLLVPGKNKRIQSIDRHVGVVYSGLIPDGRHFVNRGRDEARSFKSIYKEPIGLKGLIDRLGYYVEAYTCYNSVRPFGINAIIGGVDSEGPHLYMVEPSGTYWGYFGAATGKGRQTARAELEKLHLPKISPRDAVKEAARIIYMAHEDNKDKDFELEISWVSTSETNNVHRLVPDDLLKEAIKYAEEAQEEGSDDSDDDSDSDSNSDSDSDSSEDEGGKKEEKEEDKEGDVKMD from the coding sequence ATGACATCAATTGGTACAGGATACGATCTTGCGAACTCGATTTTTTCGCCTGACGGGAGAAACTTCCAGGTGGAATACGCATCTAAGGCAGTGGAGAATGCAGGCACATCAATAGGATTATGTTGCACAGATGGGGTTGTTTTGGCCACGGAGAAGCTAAAGAACTCGAAATTGTTGGTGCCAGGAAAAAACAAACGGATACAGTCGATTGATCGGCATGTGGGTGTGGTGTATTCGGGGTTAATACCGGATGGAAGACATTTCGTGAATAGAGGAAGAGATGAAGCCAGATCTTTCAAGTCGATATACAAGGAACCAATCGGGTTGAAGGGCCTGATAGACCGGTTGGGATACTATGTGGAAGCTTACACGTGCTACAACTCGGTTAGGCCCTTTGGAATTAACGCTATAATCGGTGGTGTGGACTCTGAAGGCCCACATCTTTACATGGTGGAACCTTCTGGAACGTACTGGGGTTATTTTGGTGCTGCAACGGGTAAGGGAAGGCAGACAGCTCGTGCAGAGTTGGAAAAACTCCATCTTCCTAAAATTTCACCAAGAGACGCCGTTAAGGAAGCCGCTAGGATTATTTACATGGCACACGAGGATAATAAGGATAAAGACTTCGAGTTGGAGATATCCTGGGTGAGCACATCCGAAACTAACAACGTTCACCGCCTTGTTCCGGACGATTTGTTGAAGGAGGCCATTAAGTATGCAGAGGAGGCCCAAGAGGAGGGAAGTGACgatagtgatgatgatagtgATAGCGATAGTAATAGTGACAGTGACAGTGACAGCAGTGAGGACGAGGGGggaaagaaggaagagaaggaagaggacAAAGAAGGTGATGTGAAGATGGATTAA